One Astyanax mexicanus isolate ESR-SI-001 chromosome 3, AstMex3_surface, whole genome shotgun sequence genomic region harbors:
- the cbx7a gene encoding M-phase phosphoprotein 8, whose protein sequence is MELSSLGERVFAVESITKKRVRKGNVEYLLKWQGWSPKYSTWEPEDNILDPRLVLAFEEKEERDRAQAHRRKGLRPRRLILRNIYAMELRSAHKGPVKPPPRIRLSLARSVGAELEHSGRRFRAKVGGVFHHRQEKRKSRQCAFKRPNYAENPRQRPPTHKKDSAEEEEEDEEEEEEEEEWEEKEREMRKRRKTEKDDEKTTDMRHDIASVKKMAVDHASSMEQEAVVMANQSDHCVSSDESGDQPTKPFHSDSSSLVQRLTDQSAISTITDTHEQEPITDRSGGGAYVLTSDDETKSDQSLISSTESVSLLKGAGSIDRVQRRASVIQLIDSCVQGQVRGAGQADGSVDEPERGTDKDEVTAECTTTLQLSAEVTTKADDDTLHPGKVIVTDVTINSLTVTFKEAMTAEGFFSGYGLQV, encoded by the exons ATGGAGCTGTCCTCGCTGGGTGAGCGCGTGTTCGCGGTGGAGTCCATCACTAAGAAGAGAGTGAGGAAG ggAAATGTGGAGTATCTGTTGAAGTGGCAGGGATGGTCCCCTAA GTACAGTACATGGGAGCCGGAGGACAACATACTGGATCCTCGACTCGTTCTTGCCTTTGAGGAGAA ggaggAGCGGGACAGGGCTCAGGCCCACAGGAGGAAAGGCCTAAGGCCACGGAGACTCATCTTACGG aaCATTTACGCCATGGAGCTCCGAAGCGCTCACAAAGGTCCAGTAAAACCACCCCCCAGAATCCGCCTTTCCCTAGCCCGCTCGGTGGGGGCGGAGCTAGAGCACAGTGGGCGGCGCTTCAGGGCGAAGGTAGGCGGAGTCTTTCACCATCGGCAAGAAAAGCGCAAAAGCAGGCAGTGCGCATTCAAGCGGCCAAACTATGCCGAAAATCCACGGCAACGACCTCCGACCCATAAGAAAGACtctgcagaggaggaggaggaggatgaggaagaggaggaggaggaggaagagtgggAAGAGAAAGAGCGGGAGATGAGAAAGAGGAGGAAGACAGAAAAGGACGACGAGAAAACAACAGACATGCGTCATGACATTGCAAGCG tcAAAAAGATGGCAGTAGACCACGCCTCCTCGATGGAACAGGAAGCTGTCGTCATGGCCAACCAATCAGACCACTGCGTTTCATCAGATGAAAGCGGGGACCAGCCAACCAAGCCTTTCCACTCTGACAGCAGCAGTTTAGTTCAGAGACTCACAGACCAATCAGCCATCAGCACAATCACAGACACACACGAGCAGGAGCCAATCACAGACAGGTCAGGGGGCGGGGCCTATGTTCTGACATCAGACGATGAGACCAAGTCTGACCAATCACTGATCAGCAGTACAGAATCGGTTTCTCTGCTGAAAGGAGCGGGTTCGATTGACAGGGTCCAGAGACGAGCGTCGGTGATACAGTTGATTGACAGCTGTGTGCAGGGTCAGGTGAGGGGGGCGGGTCAGGCTGACGGGTCAGTGGACGAACCGGAGAGGGGGACGGACAAGGACGAGGTCACGGCCGAGTGCACAACTACTTTACAGCTGAGCGCTGAGGTCACAACGAAGGCCGATGACGACACACTGCATCCTGGGAAGGTGATTGTGACGGACGTGACCATTAACTCTCTGACCGTGACTTTTAAAGAGGCCATGACTGCCGAGGGGTTCTTCAGCGGGTACGGCCTGCAGGTCTGA